The Mustelus asterias chromosome 30, sMusAst1.hap1.1, whole genome shotgun sequence DNA segment CCAATTGGTTCTTACAGCGAATTGTCCAGATTTTAGCCGTTAATGTCCTCCGGGGAGAAGATAGGGAGGTGTGCGCCATCCTTATGCCCGGCCTGGTGCTCTGGAAACAGCTGAGGGAActcaagattggtggaggagatggggaagaaaagagagggagagagaagggagaaggagggagggaggggggagaaggtaaGGGATAGGTCGATGCTGGTGGCTCAGTCCTGGATGTGGCCCACGGCGGCGATGACGGTGGCGGGGCCCAGACTGTGTGCCCGCTGGTGCCGCAGCAGGTAGGAGGAGCGGGTGAAGCCCTTGCCGCAGGAGGGGCAGACGAAGGGGCGCTCACCGGTGTGGACCCGCTGGTGGGCCAGGAGGTGGGCCGACATGCGGAAGGTCTTGGGGCAGCGGGCGCAGCGGAAGGGGCGCTCGCCCGTGTGGATGCGGCGGTGGGACAGCAGGTTGGAGCTCTGGGTGAAGCCCCGGCCACAGAGCGGGCAGACAAAGGGGCGCTCGCCCgtgtggatcagctggtgggtcagcaggtgggAAGACATGCGGAAGCCCTTGGCGCAGACGGAGCAGCGGAAGGGTCGGGCGTCGGTGTGGACCTGCTGGTGCTTCTTCAGCTCCTCGGCGCTCTTGAAGGCCTTGCCGCAGGCCGGGCAGGGGAAGGGGCGGGCGTCCGTGTGCACccgctggtgggtcagcaggttgGAGCTCTGGGTAAAGCCCTTGCCGCAGAGCGGGCAGACAaagggcctctccccggtgtggacccgctggtgggtcagcaggtgggAGGGTTTGGTGAAGCCCTTGCCGCACACCGAGCACAGGAAGAGCCACTCGCCCGAGTGGACccgctggtgggtcagcaggctGGACGACTCGGTGAAGCCCTTGCCGCAGGCCGTGCACAGGAAGGGCCTCTCCCCCGTGTGCACCCGCCGGTGGATCTCCAGCTTGGACGGGTAGCTGAAGCCTTTGCCGCACTCGCCGCACCGGTGGGGCCGCTCCCGGCGGCGGGCGGCCGCCACCAGGGCCCCCCCGGCGCCTCTGCCCCGCCGTGCCCTGGTGCCGGGCGGGCCCCCCTCTAGCCACGCCG contains these protein-coding regions:
- the LOC144480961 gene encoding uncharacterized protein LOC144480961, encoding MEEERAGDRSEASPRGAAEPLKRAAPEEQCGPLGVEGEVFECEEEAAEVMVVGGLRAAAWLEGGPPGTRARRGRGAGGALVAAARRRERPHRCGECGKGFSYPSKLEIHRRVHTGERPFLCTACGKGFTESSSLLTHQRVHSGEWLFLCSVCGKGFTKPSHLLTHQRVHTGERPFVCPLCGKGFTQSSNLLTHQRVHTDARPFPCPACGKAFKSAEELKKHQQVHTDARPFRCSVCAKGFRMSSHLLTHQLIHTGERPFVCPLCGRGFTQSSNLLSHRRIHTGERPFRCARCPKTFRMSAHLLAHQRVHTGERPFVCPSCGKGFTRSSYLLRHQRAHSLGPATVIAAVGHIQD